One genomic segment of Pempheris klunzingeri isolate RE-2024b chromosome 21, fPemKlu1.hap1, whole genome shotgun sequence includes these proteins:
- the crispld1a gene encoding cysteine-rich secretory protein LCCL domain-containing 1, which yields MRHVSPGWLRGVPLLLLLHTATSMVMLPNSTGWERILDKYLDEEGDWWEAKQRGKRAITDSDAQLILDLHNKLRGQVYPPSSNMEYMVWDTELERTAEEWAETCLWEHGPASLLPQIGQNLGAHWGRYRPPTFHVQAWYDEVKDYSFPYPQECNPYCPFKCSGPVCTHYTQLVWATSNRIGCAINLCYNMNVWGQIWAKAVYLVCNYSPKGNWWGHSPYKHGTPCSACPPSYGGGCKDNVCYKDDSSNPPQEETEENNFIEPEAPRTPQKPRSRASKPEPPSLPTPAPTKPPTEDVQKNEVVNTQQMSQLVTCDTKLRDQCKGTPCNRYECPAGCLDATGKIVGTVYYEMQSSVCRAGLHAGVIDNDGGWMDVTRQGRKEFFIKSNKNGVQSLGKYQSANAFTVSRVAVKAITCETTVAQLCPYQKPAKHCPRLYCPRNCLEENPHISRVIGTRIYSDKSSICRAAVHAGVIRNDVGGYIDVMPVDKRKHYIASYQNGIFSESLQNPPGGKAFRVFAVI from the exons ATGAGGCATGTATCTCCGGGCTGGCTGAGGGGCGTgcccctgctcctgctcctccacaccGCCACCTCCATGGTGATGCTTCCAAACTCCACAGGCTGGGAGCGGATTCTGGACAAGTACCTGGATGAGGAGGGGGACTGGTGGGAGGCCAAGCAGAGGGGGAAGAGGGCCATAACCGACAGTGACGCTCAGCTCATCCTGGACCTTCACAACAAGCTCAGAGGCCAGGTTTACCCTCCTTCTTCCAACATGGAGTACATG GTGTGGGACACGGAGCTGGAGCGCACTGCAGAGGAGTGGGCAGAGACCTGTTTGTGGGAGCACGGTCCTGCCAGTTTACTGCCACAGATCGGACAGAACCTGGGAGCACACTGGGGAAG GTACCGTCCACCCACGTTCCATGTGCAGGCCTGGTATGATGAAGTGAAAGACTACTCCTTCCCTTACCCTCAGGAGTGCAACCCCTATTGCCCTTTCAAGTGCTCCGGCCCAGTTTGTACTCATTATACACAG CTGGTTTGGGCCACCAGCAATCGGATTGGCTGTGCCATCAACTTGTGTTACAACATGAATGTGTGGGGACAGATTTGGGCCAAAGCCGTCTATCTTGTTTGCAACTATTCACCAAA GGGAAACTGGTGGGGCCATTCTCCTTACAAACATGGGACCCCATGCTCTGCCTGTCCTCCCAGCTATGGAGGAGGCTGCAAGGACAACGTCTGCTACAAAG ATGACAGCTCCAACCCTCCACAAGAGGAAACGGAAGAAAACAACTTCATTGAGCCAGAGGCCCCCCGTACTCCACAGAAGCCCCGGTCTAGGGCCTCCAAGCCCGAGCCTCCCAGTCTCCCCACCCCAGCCCCCACCAAGCCCCCCACAGAGGACGTGCAGAAGAATGAAGTGGTCAACACACAGCAGATGT CTCAGCTTGTGACCTGTGACACTAAGCTTCGAGATCAGTGTAAAGGAACACCTTGTAATAG GTATGAGTGTCCAGCTGGGTGCCTAGATGCCACAGGAAAAATAGTTGGAACAGTATACTATGAAATG CAATCCAGCGTGTGCAGGGCTGGTCTACATGCTGGTGTCATAGATAAtgatggaggatggatggatgtaacaAGACAAGGCAGAAAGGAGTTTTTCATCAAATCCAACAAGAACGGAGTCCAGTCTCTAGG AAAATATCAAAGTGCTAATGCCTTCACAGTTTCCAGAGTAGCAG TCAAAGCCATTACATGTGAAACCACAGTTGCACAGCTGTGTCCATACCAAAAGCCTGCTAAACATTGTCCAAG GTTATACTGCCCAAGAAACTGTTTAGAAGAGAACCCTCACATATCCAGAGTAATTGGCACCAGAATATACTCTGAC AAGTCCAGCATATGCAGAGCAGCGGTCCATGCTGGAGTAATCAGGAATGATGTGGGTGGTTACATCGATGTGATGCCAGTGGACAAGCGGAAGCACTACATTGCGTCATACCAAAATGGCATTTTCTCAGAGAG CCTTCAAAACCCTCCTGGAGGGAAGGCGTTCCGGGTGTTCGCTGTGATTTGA